One window of Bacillota bacterium genomic DNA carries:
- a CDS encoding UDP-N-acetylmuramoyl-L-alanyl-D-glutamate--2,6-diaminopimelate ligase, whose amino-acid sequence MDWRELIDAVPDAEVLGSAAPNITGVAYDSRKVQPGDLFVCIEGARFDGHDYIPDAIARGAVAVVIAKSVSLPPDFPALRVANSRQALGLLAQRFYGDPTARLTLVGITGTNGKTTSTYLLKSILEAAGYKTGLTGTIETILGDKRLPATRTTAESLDFLRLMAQMVDEGITHGVAEVSSHAIALDRIVGSRYAYGLLTNISQDHLDFHQTLEHYVETKAAFFATLGRGAVINFDETHKGRFLAKCQVPVLTYGLREGAAVRATDLKTTPQGTSFMVNHRGGTFPIQIPLIGDFNVYNALGVIAVALQMSLDPQAIQRGLAQAPQVPGRFETVDLGQDFLVVVDYAHTPDGLENVLKTARSLVPTGQILCVFGCGGDRDRGKRPRMGRVAADLADYVVVTSDNPRSEDPERICAEIEGGIESGALPTQGYVRILERSSAIEHAIGRAGPGDLVLIAGKGHETQQEFKGRTIQFDDRQVAKEALRKRGYGK is encoded by the coding sequence ATGGATTGGCGAGAACTGATCGATGCAGTACCTGATGCCGAAGTGTTGGGTTCTGCCGCGCCTAATATTACTGGTGTTGCCTACGATTCCCGCAAGGTGCAACCGGGGGATCTTTTTGTATGTATAGAAGGTGCCCGCTTCGACGGCCATGACTATATTCCCGACGCCATCGCCCGTGGTGCCGTCGCGGTGGTGATCGCCAAATCTGTCTCCCTTCCGCCGGACTTTCCTGCCCTGCGGGTGGCCAACTCCCGCCAAGCCTTGGGGTTGTTGGCCCAGAGGTTCTATGGTGATCCCACGGCTAGACTCACCTTAGTGGGGATTACCGGGACCAATGGGAAGACTACTTCTACTTATCTGCTGAAGAGTATCCTGGAGGCCGCTGGTTACAAAACTGGCCTCACGGGGACCATTGAGACCATCCTCGGTGACAAACGCCTGCCGGCCACCCGAACCACCGCGGAGTCCTTGGACTTTCTCCGGCTGATGGCCCAGATGGTGGATGAGGGAATTACCCATGGGGTGGCGGAGGTTTCCTCCCATGCCATCGCCTTGGATCGGATCGTGGGCAGTCGGTATGCCTACGGCCTTTTGACCAATATTAGTCAAGATCATTTGGATTTTCACCAGACCTTAGAACACTATGTGGAGACCAAGGCCGCCTTTTTTGCCACCCTTGGGCGGGGCGCGGTGATCAATTTCGATGAGACGCACAAAGGGCGTTTCCTGGCCAAATGCCAAGTACCGGTACTTACCTATGGCCTTAGGGAGGGGGCCGCGGTTCGGGCCACAGACCTGAAGACCACTCCCCAAGGGACCAGTTTCATGGTGAACCACAGGGGAGGGACATTTCCCATCCAGATTCCCCTGATCGGTGATTTCAATGTCTATAATGCCCTCGGAGTGATTGCCGTGGCCCTGCAGATGTCTTTGGATCCGCAAGCGATCCAAAGGGGGTTGGCCCAGGCTCCGCAGGTGCCAGGGCGTTTCGAGACTGTGGATTTGGGCCAAGACTTCCTGGTGGTGGTGGATTATGCCCATACCCCCGATGGTTTGGAGAATGTCCTCAAAACCGCCCGTAGCCTGGTGCCCACGGGCCAGATCCTGTGCGTGTTTGGGTGCGGTGGTGATCGAGACCGAGGAAAACGGCCTCGGATGGGCCGGGTGGCAGCCGATCTTGCGGACTATGTGGTGGTGACTTCCGACAATCCCCGCAGTGAAGACCCCGAGAGGATCTGTGCCGAGATCGAGGGTGGCATTGAATCGGGGGCTTTGCCTACCCAGGGGTATGTGCGGATCCTGGAACGGTCTTCCGCCATCGAGCATGCCATTGGGCGGGCGGGGCCCGGCGACCTAGTGCTCATCGCTGGGAAAGGACACGAAACCCAGCAGGAGTTCAAGGGTCGTACCATCCAGTTCGATGATCGCCAAGTGGCTAAGGAAGCCTTGCGGAAGCGGGGGTATGGGAAATGA
- a CDS encoding phospho-N-acetylmuramoyl-pentapeptide-transferase: MLNLVYAAGIAFLVVIILGPAMIAYLHRLKFGQSIRAEGPKTHLKKAGVPTMGGILILLGITVASFVASPSFQKLTFGLFITLGFGIIGLIDDFIIVVAKRSLGLRAREKLLGQILLAIIFAFYLLTEGEFGPVTIIPFTGNVWQMPPVLFFFMTLFVLVGSANAVNLTDGLDGLAAGTVAIAATAYGIIALGAGDVESAVFAGAIIGACIGFTWFNSYPAQVFMGDTGALGLGGALGVLAMFTKTPLTYAIIGGIFVLEALSVMLQVTYFRLTGGKRIFRMTPLHHHFELSGWPETKVVFRFYVLGLIFGLVGLFSVIGPW; this comes from the coding sequence GTGTTGAACTTGGTCTATGCAGCGGGAATCGCCTTTTTGGTGGTGATTATCCTCGGACCAGCCATGATTGCCTACTTACATAGATTGAAGTTTGGCCAATCTATCCGGGCCGAGGGGCCCAAAACCCATCTAAAGAAGGCCGGTGTTCCCACCATGGGGGGGATCCTGATCCTTCTGGGGATCACTGTGGCCAGTTTCGTGGCCTCGCCCAGCTTTCAGAAACTCACCTTCGGACTGTTTATCACCCTCGGCTTTGGGATCATTGGCCTCATCGATGACTTCATAATTGTGGTGGCCAAACGTTCCTTGGGCTTGCGGGCCCGGGAAAAGCTTCTGGGCCAGATTTTGCTTGCTATCATCTTCGCCTTCTACCTGCTTACCGAAGGGGAGTTCGGCCCGGTAACCATCATTCCCTTCACGGGAAATGTGTGGCAGATGCCCCCGGTATTGTTCTTCTTTATGACCTTATTTGTACTGGTGGGTTCCGCCAATGCCGTGAACCTCACCGACGGCCTCGATGGTTTGGCCGCGGGTACGGTGGCCATTGCCGCTACCGCCTACGGGATCATTGCCCTGGGGGCGGGTGATGTGGAAAGTGCGGTCTTTGCCGGTGCGATCATTGGTGCCTGTATAGGCTTTACCTGGTTCAACTCCTATCCCGCCCAGGTGTTCATGGGGGATACCGGCGCCCTGGGATTGGGGGGAGCCCTGGGGGTTTTGGCCATGTTCACCAAAACGCCCCTGACCTATGCGATCATTGGCGGGATCTTTGTCCTGGAAGCCCTGTCGGTAATGCTGCAGGTCACCTATTTCCGCCTTACCGGTGGGAAGCGGATCTTCCGGATGACCCCCTTGCACCACCACTTTGAGCTGAGCGGCTGGCCGGAAACAAAGGTGGTCTTCCGGTTTTATGTGTTGGGTCTGATCTTCGGCCTCGTGGGCCTCTTTTCCGTGATCGGCCCCTGGTAA
- a CDS encoding UDP-N-acetylmuramoyl-tripeptide--D-alanyl-D-alanine ligase — protein sequence MKYTIGEIARAVSGTVHGDAQTTVCGVCIDTRKLVPGQLFVALKGEGDGHAYLDEAIGKQAAALLVEKNHARQDFPCVAVDDTLAALQAWGKYHRDQFAVPVVAVTGSNGKTTTKDMLAGILAQVGPVASTQGNFNNEIGLPLTLLSMEPEHWAAVTEMGMRGLGQITQLAELARPQVGIVVNVYPVHLELLGTIERIAQAKGELVRALPPEGTAVLNADDPLVSAMAQWHAGPVLTFGMEQRATVWADGYRDCAGRAAFTLHLPEHCLDILLPVPGLHNVYNALAAAAGALALGVGPEAIKAGLTNFVPSDMRSHRQRIGPITVLNDAYNASPASMRFALGMLAEQRAEGRRIAVLGDMLELGPIAEQAHRTVGQQAAAIPVDLLITVGKLGQLIAQGAQEAGLGVQQIKHFEDSKEAAAAVPSLLAPEDLVLVKASRGMKLELVVEGIVAAWEGVQC from the coding sequence ATGAAGTATACCATTGGGGAGATTGCCCGGGCGGTCTCGGGAACGGTTCATGGTGATGCGCAGACCACCGTCTGTGGGGTCTGCATCGATACACGCAAACTTGTGCCAGGGCAGCTTTTTGTGGCTTTAAAGGGCGAAGGAGACGGCCACGCCTATTTAGACGAGGCCATCGGCAAACAAGCGGCAGCGTTGCTGGTGGAAAAGAACCACGCTAGACAGGATTTTCCCTGCGTGGCTGTAGACGATACCCTGGCTGCTTTGCAGGCTTGGGGTAAGTATCATCGAGATCAGTTTGCGGTGCCGGTGGTGGCCGTAACCGGTAGCAATGGGAAGACCACCACCAAAGATATGTTGGCGGGGATTCTGGCCCAGGTAGGTCCTGTAGCCAGCACACAGGGAAATTTCAACAATGAGATCGGGTTGCCCCTGACGCTCCTTAGCATGGAACCGGAGCACTGGGCGGCGGTGACGGAAATGGGTATGCGAGGCTTGGGGCAAATTACCCAATTGGCGGAACTGGCCCGGCCCCAGGTGGGCATCGTGGTGAATGTGTATCCTGTTCATTTGGAGCTGCTGGGTACCATTGAACGGATTGCCCAGGCCAAGGGGGAGCTTGTCCGGGCTTTGCCGCCGGAGGGGACCGCGGTTCTCAACGCCGATGACCCCTTGGTGTCGGCCATGGCCCAGTGGCATGCTGGTCCGGTGCTCACTTTTGGTATGGAACAACGGGCTACGGTTTGGGCCGATGGCTACCGTGACTGTGCGGGCCGCGCGGCTTTTACGTTACACCTGCCGGAGCACTGTCTGGACATCCTTCTGCCGGTGCCGGGGCTACACAATGTGTATAACGCTCTAGCGGCTGCGGCGGGGGCCTTAGCCCTGGGAGTGGGTCCCGAGGCCATCAAGGCCGGTCTGACGAACTTTGTGCCCAGTGATATGCGCAGTCACCGTCAAAGGATCGGGCCCATTACCGTACTTAACGATGCCTACAATGCTAGTCCTGCCTCCATGAGATTTGCCCTGGGAATGCTGGCGGAGCAAAGGGCCGAAGGCCGCAGGATCGCGGTGTTGGGCGACATGTTAGAATTGGGGCCCATTGCGGAACAGGCCCATCGGACCGTGGGCCAGCAGGCGGCCGCGATACCGGTGGATCTATTGATCACGGTAGGGAAATTGGGTCAGCTCATCGCCCAAGGGGCCCAGGAAGCAGGGCTTGGTGTTCAGCAGATCAAACATTTTGAGGATTCCAAGGAAGCGGCAGCAGCAGTGCCAAGTCTGTTAGCACCGGAGGATCTGGTTTTGGTGAAGGCCTCCCGGGGGATGAAACTGGAATTGGTGGTGGAGGGCATTGTGGCCGCCTGGGAGGGAGTACAGTGTTGA